A stretch of the Capsicum annuum cultivar UCD-10X-F1 chromosome 8, UCD10Xv1.1, whole genome shotgun sequence genome encodes the following:
- the LOC107839095 gene encoding uncharacterized protein LOC107839095: protein MESGVEEKSGGSSIENSKKQRSLDLQTLYKSGDLKKKKKGKVDDEIDDARKKKNKDKKKKRKKSIKEVGLDKAEPSGKKSRSSIDEDHVNDGDSVGPVESSRLSSLKLAKRLSYGNGLSGFPLSLDSNGNAIRIPKRPRGFVGRRKLDNGRGLQLPRVQSSVVGNGKIKVEPGKTAGDQLPKKCTLSGGEAKSDEQSFKLPCHSASGNGVTGKGKRKISVDGSREKKKSDEQSSILPSHSAGNGVTGKVKRKRSVDDSREKKKDRTSSIQHAKEDGHVAVNNGEASSEKHSSRRTKRKDSSSRSRKSVKNGVPSGNGVPSGDNFGSFGQDSLNDDDEENLEQNAAIMLSSRFDPNCTGFSSKSRSSASQSGERVSSLLPPGQDFVSRDRNSLTGSESVSIDAASRVLRPRQKLKERGISRKRRHFYEVLPRDLDAYWVLNRRIKVFWPLDELWYYGLLKDYDPESKLHHVKYDDRDEEWINLENERFKLLLFPWELPGKRKIRKSANATKSIGERKLDLVVDDDGHPCNNLDSEPIISWLARSSRRVKSSPSRPLKKQKALQLSTPVVSSMLHVKTEGADWNLGSMNSSKGNTNNDLLFPDKLIDLSMAENAFIESNGSPKDGKPVVYVRKRFRKKRDGLLPLCEADKAHVAADIASVSVAAGVDELQNCNTSVMCIPGTESEKLLSAIDDEEVLRLHMSLLEDKQFKVEICLPVLPLLLLEAEEGWLSRTVLLQQHGAIMIRWPNFMLEMLFVDNVVGLRFLIFECCLNHAVAFIFLVLTLFSQADEEWRFESLQLPVTSVRFRLSSIQDSRKQQSFAFSCFSKLKKSKWLYLDSKLQKRSLLARQLPLSACTYDNIMSLDCRSEQLQFNAHADPSSLKKEFVPGCLPKGISTECCSARLSSSTFSSAMKLGRIPPFALSFAAAPTFFICLHLRLLMERNFACVSLQDYDSLNVCQPIKNDGSRVKCSELADNISETSFTGASSAGGSSFAERQLGSLACEQQLGSECVSLKSSQNCHLDVSLSSFVTAKHSELGTSDAIVVSTKLESDDQVLDQFVESPGTSHSKNLSHSLSNARCHSGLAGMSVVIPSFDQMDGLSDGKEIILGEASHLTLNTGADMISSPNHTVTSNVVRSPSITGATDGLFQSPNPSGPGGLLYRNRNSTSSSPFGEISPVWVDGKANCTRGGLGSGPKRPRTQVQYTLPYGGYDFSSMQKTHSPRNLPYKRIRRASEKKNADSCVGSQRNIELLACDANVLVTLGGVKGWREFGARIVLEIAGHNEWRIAVKFSGVTKYSYKVHNVLQPGSTNRFTHAMMWKGGKDWILEFPDRSQWMLFKELHEECYNRNIRAASVKNIPIPGVCLIEEIEDYASEVSFIRSSPKYYRQAESDVEMAMDPSRMLYDMDSEDEQWLSKKNFSCSGESKCEEISDEFFEKVMDMFEKVAYSQQRDHFTPDELEELMVGVGPMEEVKSIYEHWQNKRQKNGMSLIRHLQPPLWMKYQQQVKDWEQAMSNANLGFASICQEKATSVEKPPMFAFCMKPRGLEVPNKGSKQRSHRKISGSGHNHVVSRDQDGLHPFGRRFNGYSHGEEMVMYPSHEYSDGSPMLHASPRVFSPREASGFGYFSLNPDVSDWNHQPKFYRSKQKKIGSFHSPSNPHMVASYDQRTFVKRNGVHRWNMSLPEGPGQKHCHPEGSRGPAIEQFDSSDLHEFRLRDASGAAQHARNMAKLKREKAQRLQCRADLAIHKAAVALMTAEAIKAAAESTNIDG from the exons ATGGAAAGTGGTGTAGAAGAGAAATCTGGAGGTAGTTCTATTGAGAATTCGAAGAAACAGAGGTCTTTGGATCTGCAGACACTATATAAGTCTGGggatttgaagaagaagaagaagggaaaagttgatgatgaaattgatgatgcaaggaagaagaagaacaaggataagaagaagaagaggaagaagagtaTAAAAGAGGTGGGATTGGATAAGGCTGAACCATCCGGGAAAAAGAGTAGGAGTAGTATAGATGAGGATCATGTGAATGATGGGGATAGTGTGGGACCAGTTGAGTCTTCGAGGTTATCATCGTTGAAGTTGGCGAAAAGATTGAGTTATGGCAATGGCTTGAGTGGGTTTCCTCTTAGTTTAGATAGTAATGGTAATGCTATTCGAATTCCAAAGCGACCGCGTGGTTTTGTGGGGCGAAGGAAATTGGATAATGGTAGAGGTTTGCAGTTGCCGAGGGTTCAGAGTTCTGTTGTGGGCAATGGTAAGATAAAAGTTGAACCTGGGAAAACTGCGGGTGATCAGCTTCCGAAAAAGTGTACTTTGTCTGGTGGAGAAGCTAAAAGTGATGAACAGAGTTTTAAATTGCCTTGTCATTCAGCTTCTGGTAATGGTGTTACTGGCAAGGGTAAGAGAAAGATAAGTGTTGATGGTTCacgggaaaagaaaaaaagtgatgaaCAGAGTTCTATATTACCTAGCCATTCTGCTGGCAACGGTGTTACTGGCAAGGTAAAGAGAAAGAGAAGTGTTGATGATTCAcgggaaaagaaaaaagataggaCGAGTTCAATTCAGCATGCTAAGGAAGATGGTCATGTTGCTGTAAATAATGGTGAAGCATCTTCTGAAAAACACAGTAGTCGTCGTACCAAGAGAAAGGATTCGTCATCCAGGAGTAGAAAATCTGTAAAGAATGGTGTACCATCTGGAAATGGTGTACCATCTGGAGATAACTTTGGAAGCTTTGGTCAAGATTCtctgaatgatgatgatgaggagaaCCTCGAGCAGAATGCAGCAATCATGCTGTCATCGAGATTTGACCCTAATTGTACAGGATTTTCTTCAAAAAGCAGATCTTCAGCATCGCAATCTGGTGAACGAGTATCTTCTTTACTCCCTCCTGGTCAGGATTTTGTTAGCCGGGACAGAAATTCCTTGACTGGCTCAGAATCTGTATCAATTGATGCGGCTAGCAGAGTTCTACGACCTAGACAGAAGCTCAAAGAGAGGGGCATTTCTAGGAAACGCCGTCATTTCTATGAAGTTCTTCCTAGGGACTTGGATGCTTACTGGGTTCTGAACCGAAGGATTAAAGTCTTCTGGCCGTTGGATGAGCTTTGGTATTATGgtcttttgaaggattatgatccAGAGAGTAAACTCCATCATGTTAAATATGACGACCGAGATGAGGAATGGATAAACCTAGAAAATGAGCGGTTTAAACTTTTGCTTTTCCCTTGGGAGCTACCTGGAAAAAGGAAAATCAGAAAATCTGCAAATGCTACAAAAAGCATTGGCGAAAGAAAACTTGATTTGGTCGTAGATGATGACGGCCACCCATGTAACAATCTGGACTCAGAGCCCATTATATCTTGGTTGGCTCGATCATCTCGTCGAGTAAAGTCTTCTCCTTCCAGGCCGTTGAAGAAACAGAAAGCATTACAGTTATCTACACCTGTTGTGTCATCAATGCTGCATGTCAAAACTGAGGGTGCAGACTGGAATTTAGGTTCCATGAATAGCAGTAAAGGCAACACAAATAATGATCTTTTATTCCCAGATAAACTGATTGATCTTAGCATGGCTGAGAATGCTTTTATCGAAAGTAATGGCAGTCCCAAGGATGGAAAACCTGTTGTTTATGTTCGAAAACGTTTCCGGAAGAAGAGGGATGGACTATTACCTCTGTGTGAAGCTGACAAAGCTCATGTAGCTGCTGATATAGCTTCTGTTTCTGTTGCAGCAGGTGTGGATGAATTGCAGAACTGCAATACCAGTGTTATGTGCATTCCTGGCACTGAGAGTGAGAAACTTCTGTCTGCAATTGATGATGAAGAGGTGCTAAGATTACACATGTCATTGTTAGAAGATAAGCAATTCAAGGTGGAAATATGCCTACCTGTTTTGCCTTTGTTGCTGCTTGAAGCAGAAGAGGGTTGGTTATCTCGCACTGTTTTGCTGCAGCAGCATGGCGCCATTATGATAAGGTGGCCAAATTTTATGTTAGAGATGCTTTTTGTTGATAATGTAGTTGGACTCAGGTTTCTTATATTTGAGTGTTGCCTCAACCACGCTGTGGCCTTTATTTTCCTTGTCCTAACATTATTCAGTCAAGCTGATGAAGAATGGAGGTTTGAAAGTCTTCAGTTACCTGTAACTTCAGTAAGGTTTCGACTTTCTTCTATTCAGGATTCTAGGAAGCAGCAATCTTTTGCATTTTCCTGTTTCTCCAAACTTAAAAAGTCAAAATGGTTATACCTGGACTCCAAGCTTCAGAAACGTAGTTTGCTTGCTAGGCAGCTGCCTCTCTCTGCGTGCACATACGACAATATCATGTCCCTGGATTGCAGAAGTGAGCAATTACAGTTCAATGCTCATGCAGACCCTTCCTCATTGAAG AAGGAGTTTGTGCCAGGTTGTCTCCCCAAAGGCATCTCGACAGAGTGTTGCAGTGCAAGGCTTTCTAGTTCTACTTTTAGTTCTGCGATGAAGCTCGGCAGAATTCCTCCTTTTGCTCTTTCATTTGCTGCTGCACCCACTTTCTTCATATGTCTACATCTCAGGTTACTCATGGAGCGCAACTTTGCCTGTGTTAGCCTTCAGGATTATGATTCTCTAAATGTGTGCCAGCCAATTAAGAATGATGGCAGTCGAGTGAAGTGCTCTGAGCTCGCTGACAATATTTCAGAAACTTCATTTACTGGAGCTAGTTCTGCTGGAGGGTCATCATTTGCTGAACGGCAACTGGGGAGTTTGGCGTGTGAACAACAGCTGGGGAGTGAGTGTGTTTCATTGAAGTCATCTCAAAATTGTCACTTAGATGTTTCCCTGAGCTCTTTCGTTACTGCCAAACATTCTGAATTGGGCACTTCTGATGCGATTGTTGTGTCAACCAAATTGGAATCTGATGATCAAGTATTGGACCAGTTTGTTGAATCTCCAGGGACAAGTCATTCTAAGAATTTGTCCCACAGCTTGTCTAATGCTCGGTGCCATTCTGGTTTGGCGGGGATGAGTGTTGTAATTCCATCATTTGACCAAATGGATGGACTATCTGATGGAAAAGAAATTATCTTGGGAGAGGCGTCTCATTTGACTTTGAATACAGGTGCTGATATGATTTCCAGCCCAAACCATACTGTTACGAGTAATGTGGTCCGGAGCCCCAGTATTACTGGAGCGACTGATGGCTTGTTCCAGAGCCCCAACCCTTCAGGCCCTGGAGGATTGCTATATCGTAACAGAAACAGTACTAGTTCTTCTCCTTTTGGAGAAATTTCACCTGTATGGGTTGATGGGAAGGCAAATTGTACACGCGGTGGATTGGGCAGTGGTCCAAAGAGGCCTCGAACGCAGGTGCAGTACACACTGCCATACGGAGGTTATGATTTCAGTTCAATGCAAAAAACTCACAGCCCACGAAATCTTCCTTACAAAAGAATTAGAAGAGCTAGTGAGAAGAAGAATGCAGATAGTTGTGTTGGTTCGCAGAGAAATATAGAGTTACTAGCTTGTGATGCAAATGTGTTGGTTACTCTTGGGGGGGTCAAAGGGTGGAGAGAATTTGGTGCTCGTATAGTCCTGGAAATTGCGGGTCACAATGAATGGAGAATTGCTGTCAAATTTTCTGGGGTTACCAAGTATTCATATAAAGTTCATAATGTTTTGCAGCCTGGCTCTACCAATCGCTTTACGCATGCCATGATGTGGAAAGGGGGGAAGGATTGGATTCTGGAGTTCCCTGACAGAAGCCAGTGGATGTTGTTCAAGGAGTTGCACGAAGAGTGTTATAACAGGAATATACGTGCTGCCTCTGTTAAAAACATCCCTATTCCTGGTGTTTGTTTgatagaagaaattgaagattATGCATCAGAAGTCTCCTTCATTCGCTCTTCACCAAAGTACTATCGACAGGCAGAAAGTGATGTTGAAATGGCCATGGATCCATCACGTATGCTATATGACATGGATAGTGAGGATGAGCAGTGGTTATCCAAGAAGAATTTTTCTTGCTCCGGTGAGAGTAAATGTGAAGAGATATCTGACGAATTCTTCGAGAAGGTGATGGACATGTTCGAGAAAGTTGCATATTCCCAACAACGTGATCACTTTACGCCTGATGAGCTGGAAGAGCTGATGGTTGGTGTAGGGCCAATGGAAGAAGTTAAATCCATTTATGAGCATTGGCAGAATAAGCGGCAGAAGAATGGCATGTCATTAATACGTCATCTCCAG ccTCCCCTTTGGATGAAGTATCAGCAGCAAGTGAAGGACTGGGAACAAGCAATGTCAAATGCTAATCTTGGCTTTGCTAGCATATGCCAGGAGAAAGCAACTTCCGTGGAGAAACCACCTATGTTTGCATTTTGTATGAAGCCTCGAGGTCTGGAGGTTCCAAACAAGGGCTCAAAACAACGCTCGCACAGAAAAATCTCAGGGTCAGGACACAATCATGTTGTCTCAAGAGATCAAGATGGTCTTCATCCCTTTG GGAGAAGATTTAATGGATATTCACATGGAGAAGAGATGGTTATGTATCCAAGCCATGAATATTCAGATGGTTCCCCTATGCTTCATGCGTCACCCCGAGTTTTTTCACCACGAGAAGCTTCTGGGTTTGGATATTTTTCCTTGAATCCAGATGTATCAGATTGGAATCATCAGCCAAAATTTTATAGGAGCAAACAGAAAAAGATAGGGTCGTTTCACTCTCCTAGTAATCCACATATGGTGGCTTCATATGATCAGAGAACTTTTGTGAAGAGAAATGGGGTTCATAGGTGGAATATGAGCTTGCCTGAGGGGCCTGGTCAAAAGCATTGCCATCCTGAAGGATCTCGCGGGCCTGCAATTGAGCAGTTTGACAGTTCAGATCTTCATGAGTTCAGGTTGCGTGACGCCTCTGGAGCAGCACAGCATGCTCGTAACATGGCAAAACTGAAGAGGGAGAAGGCCCAAAGGTTACAGTGTAGAGCTGATCTAGCCATCCATAAAGCTGCTGTTGCTCTCATGACTGCTGAGGCAATCAAAGCGGCTGCTGAGAGCACAAATATTGATGGTTAG